A DNA window from Hevea brasiliensis isolate MT/VB/25A 57/8 chromosome 2, ASM3005281v1, whole genome shotgun sequence contains the following coding sequences:
- the LOC131177940 gene encoding uncharacterized protein LOC131177940, with translation MARVKQVTTKPRKFMGDAMKVAASFEKEREEGTEVENSNEETETVAERARKRKGKGIAGSEPFEKKKKMENAPASKLLVQQNIFKPRYIKWDSFSNLPYEFEDLFTFQGWMEFSELNEYYYPYLIQEFYGSMKEVVKGESFSVRVKKKSQIVDVDFLASILNLPNDGNRIGTFKDSRKLEGYDEKVFQLSIFPEGTPENEMTNISLVPQNFRILQSFIRYLLNPRSGSHSYANSLDLCIMWHLVNKIIFNLPFLIFKVIAKSSKHRRLPYAMPLTLIFQAMGVDLSKEKKFSNPIPIKEIFKADDGRKTSKKEDKKQEEETEIEIESESESNSETELDIPLSKLKERSSKIDEGKSSKKKEKMKLKMSNFVKISKANLDMMKEIKEMSGLTLSILEKSHELQKGIMAEHNAKMDMLINRLDRQEWFMKKMAQMLFGESFGKFRGFGSYPHGTAGPSNAKAAGPSGVKIYVTSLFT, from the coding sequence ATGGCAAGGGTAAAACAAGTGACTACCAAACCTCGAAAATTCATGGGTGATGCTATGAAAGTTGCTGCCAGTTTCGAAAAGGAAAGAGAAGAAGGAACTGAAGTTGAGAACAGTAATGAAGAAACAGAGACAGTGGCAGAAcgagcaagaaaaagaaagggaaaggGTATTGCTGGGTCAGAGCcttttgagaaaaagaagaaaatggaaaatGCCCCTGCTTCGAAACTTCTTGTGCAACAAAATATTTTCAAACCAAGGTACATTAAATGGGATTCATTTTCTAACTTGCCTTATGAATTTGAAGATTTATTTACTTTTCAAGGCTGGATGGAATTTTCTGAGTTGAATGAATATTATTATCCTTATTTGATTCAAGAATTTTATGGaagtatgaaagaagttgttaaaggaGAAAGTTTTAGTGTGAGAGTTAAGAAGAAAAGTCAGATTGTTGATGTTGATTTCTTAGCCTCTATTTTAAACCTACCAAATGATGGAAATAGGATTGGAACCTTCAAAGATTCTAGGAAGCTTGAAGGATATGATGAGAAGGTATTTCAATTATCAATTTTTCCGGAGGGTACAcctgaaaatgaaatgaccaaTATCAGTTTAGTGCCTCAAAATTTTAGGATTCTACAATCCTTCATTCGATATTTGCTCAATCCTAGAAGTGGTAGTCACTCATATGCAAATAGCCTTGATTTATGCATTATGTGGCACTTGGTTaacaaaatcatatttaatttgccaTTTTTGATTTTTAAAGTGATTGCTAAGTCTAGTAAGCATAGAAGGTTGCCATATGCTATGCCTTTGACTCTTATATTTCAAGCTATGGGAGTTGATTTGAGCAAAGAAAAGAAGTTTAGCAATCCTATCCCCATTAAGGAGATATTCAAGGCTGATGATGGTAGGAAAACGAGCAAGAAAGAAGACAAAAAGCAAGAAGAagagactgagattgagattgaaTCTGAATCAGAATCAAATTCTGAAACAGAATTGGACATCCCACTAAGCAAGCTGAAAGAGAGAAGTTCTAAGATAGATGAAGGGAAAAGCtctaaaaagaaagagaaaatgaagctgaAAATGTCAAATTTTGTGAAAATCAGTAAAGCAAATCTGGACATGATgaaggaaatcaaagaaatgagTGGACTGACCTTGAGTATTTTAGAAAAATCTCATGAATTGCAGAAGGGAATTATGGCTGAGCACAATGCAAAGATGGATATGTTGATTAATAGATTGGATAGACAAGAATGGTTCATGAAGAAGATGGCTCAAATGCTGTTTGGTGAATCTTTTGGAAAGTTTAGAGGTTTTGGAAGCTACCCACATGGTACTGCTGGTCCTAGCAATGCAAAGGCTGCTGGACCAAGTGGAGTAAAAATttatgtaacatccctatttacatag
- the LOC131177941 gene encoding spindle assembly checkpoint component MAD1-like, translated as MAGTSNTAGIPAPLVEGHSITRPPLFNGSNYSFWKVRMRNFIQSVDIEAWQRIVKGPEIPLELHADDYREKLEDEYNELDWKKVSSNAKALSILHCALDATKYNRTNQVKESKANRLVREYELFEMKPGETISEMSTRFTDLVNVLKALEKEFTEEELVKKVLRSLLKSWETKVIVIFDTKDFSKFTYDELISSLIAHEMLYDKSKSNIDDEKKKRGIALKSSQEDELRKTIAFKAASSDSSNSSSDEDDLAMIIRRFKKAFKKGGLKYKKFLKKYSPKGEISKDQSEIKCFECKKPGHIKPNCPKLKKKNSKDKSKKALVAGWMDSDDSSSDNSSDKEVAHICLMALEEDKLESSQQREINTEVNNSDSLSIEDYEDAFAKLYEEYKVYKKKCSALNKEITSLRVENDSMSIIVQKNKFYKNQMLLFDELNKELEDSKIACEKLIEKNRILETKVESLTNDLAKFTNGTQILDWFSKIIK; from the exons ATGGCTGGCACATCTAACACAGCTGGTATCCCTGCACCTTTAGTTGAAGGACACTCTATCACTAGACCACCTTTGTTTAATGGTTCTAATTATTCTTTCTGGAAAGTGAGGATGAGAAACTTTATTCAATCTGTTGATATTGAAGCATGGCAAAGAATTGTTAAAGGTCCTGAAATTCCATTAGAATTGCATGCTGATGATTATAGAGAAAAACTAGAAGATGAATATAATGAACTTGATTGGAAGAAAGTTTCTTCAAATGCTAAAGCTTTAAGCATTCTTCATTGTGCACTTGATGCAACTAAGTATAATC ggacTAATCAAGTGAAAGAATCAAAAGCAAATAGGCTTGTTCGAGAATATGaactatttgagatgaaacctggagAAACCATTTCAGAAATGAGCACAAGATTTACTGATCTGGTGAATGTTCTCAAAGCTCTTGAAAAAGAATTCACTGAAGAAGAGTTAGTCAAGAAAGTCTTGAGGTCACTACTTAAATCATGGGAAACAAAAGTTATAGTGATCTTTGACACCAAAGATTTCTCCAAATTCACTTATGATGAGCTTATTAGTTCTCTTATTGCTCATGAAATGCTTTAtgacaagagcaagagcaatatagatgatgaaaagaaaaagagaggaatTGCCTTAAAGTCAAGCCAAGAGGATGAATTAAGGAAAACTATAGCTTTTAAGGCTGCCTCAAGTGACAGCTCCAATAGTTCAAGTGATGAAGATGATCTTGCCATGATTATAAGAAGATTCAAGAAAGCATTCAAAAAGGGAGGTTTGAAATATAAGAAATTCCTAAAGAAGTATTCTCCCAAAGGTGAAATAAGTAAGGATCAAAGTGAGATTAAATGCTTTGAATGCAAAAAACCTGGTCACATTAAGCCAAATTGTCCTAAATTGAAAAAGAAGAATTCAAAGGACAAGAGCAAGAAAGCCTTGGTTGCTGGCTGGATGGATAGTGATGATTCCTCAAGTGATAACTCTAGTGACAAGGAGGTTGCACACATTTGTCTCATGGCTCTAGAAGAGGATAAACTAGAAAGTTCCCAACAAAGAGAAATCAACACTGAGGTAAATAATTCTGACTCTCTTAGTATTGAGGATTATGAAGATGCATTTGccaaattatatgaagaatacAAAGTTTATAAGAAAAAATGTTCTGCTTTAAATAAAGAAATTACTTCCTTAAGAGTTGAAAATGATTCTATGAGCATTATTGTACAAAAAAATAagttttataaaaatcaaatgctcTTGTTTGATGAGCTGAATAAGGAGTTAGAAGATTCAAAAATTGCTTGTGAAaaactcattgagaaaaatagGATTTTAGAAACTAAGGTGGAatctttaacaaatgatttagctAAATTCACAAATGGCACACAAATTCTTGATTGGTTCTCAAAGATTATCAAATAA